From the genome of Faecalibacterium prausnitzii:
AGGACATCCCCGCCAACGTGGAAGTCGGTCAGATGGTGCCCCAGCTGGATATCCTGTCCCAGGCGTCGGTGTTCATCACCCACGCCGGCATGGGCGGCACCGGCGAGGCCATTTACTATGGCGTGCCCATGATTGCCATCCCCCAGATGGAGGAGCAGGCCATCACCGCCCGCCAAATCAAAAAGCTGGGCCTTGGCTGCGCCTTTCTGGATAAAAATGCCATCACCAGCGAGGGACTGAAAGCAGCTATCGTCAAGTTGCTGACCGAACCTTCTTATAAGGAGACGGCCTACGCCTTCAGCGAGGATATGCGGAGCTTGGGCGGGGCCAAGGCATCGGCGGAAGCCCTGCTGGCCTATTTGAAGCAGTAAGGATGAGATGAGACTAGTATTCTTCAAAAGATTCTACTATTGCTCAAAATCTTTTGAAGATATATAAAATTCATGGAAGATGCGCCTGGTGGCCGGCGAGCAAAATGCCACTTATGTGACCATCAATCTGGGGGAGATCTACATTGCGGACAATATCAAAGAGCAGTCCTTCGGACTGGACGGGCGGCTGGATGAGCTGCTGCCTGCTCTCCGGGAGGCGTGCGAGGCATAGCGATTTACGTATTTTCCGGACATAGCAAAACCTCCTCGTGTAGTTCTATTATCCTACACGGGGAGGCTTTTTGTCTATTTTCTACTTTTATGGGTCGGTTCAAATTTACACCTCTCCGGAGGTTTATGCAACTATTGGGATGGCTCCAAAAAATGCTGGACAACACCAGTTCAAAAATGGTGATGTCCGGCGTTTGTTAGATTTCCAGCCCGTGGCTCCCGGATGCGTTTTTCAAGTATTCCTCTGGATCACCGTTCAGAATCAAATCTGCATAGCCCAGTGGGTCATTGTAAATAAGGTAATCCAGCTCCGTCTGCTGCGCCATGGTCACATCCAGTGCATCCTCGACCCCGGTGCAATTGATGGAAATCTTTCTCCCATCCCGGAACAGCAGCTCCACGCAGCCGGTGTCCATGTTGAAATGGCACGCTCTTGCATCGTACTTCATGTTCGTGTCCTTTCTGCCTTACGGCACCTTTACAGTTGTGACTTTTGTGATACGTCTTTTTTGATAAGGTTTTGGACACACAGCCGTCGGGAAGGAGCCTTCATTCTGCTTTCCGAAGAAAACAAAAAATCCGAACCCTTCTCCTATCGAGAAAAGATTCGGATTTTCATGGTTTGGTGCACCTCCAGGGACTCGAACCCTGGGTCCACTGATTAAGAGAAACCAACGTGCAACAATCGTCAATTTTCAGAATTACGCAAATTCGTTATTTTTATCGTTTCACCGTAAATTTGCGTTTTGCATCTGCTGCATTCTTTGCACCTGTTGTTCCCTCTTGCATCCGTTATCCAGCCGTTCCGGTGTGCAAAAAGTGTGCAAAAATGTGCAGAGCCAAAATCAACCCCTTAAAACAGGTATCGGATTTTTATGCAAAGCCGGGAAATCGGTCGGGTTCGAGCCCAAAATGGCAGCTGCAATCTAGCCTGTTCAGACCGAGCATCAAATGTACATCCACAACTACGATTCATGGCAGGGATTTGGACAATCGAACAGACATCACCTTAATATAGAAAGAGGTTTCCTATGAACAAATTGCTTTCCTGCCACTATAACATGGATACCAACCGGGTGGAAGCCCGGTTTACGGACGGCTCTGCCGTTGCCATCGACTGCACCGCCATTGAGGACGAGTACGGCAACACCACGGCACAGCGGGCAGAACTGGACTGGCTGCTCTACAACAAGCCCTTGGAGTATGCACAGATGGTGCTGAGTGGCGAGATGGAACGCTACCTCTCCCTTGGCTGCGAACACGGCAGATTAGAGGACTAACCTTACATAGAAGCAACAACAGCCCCGCTTTGGTGAAGAAGAAACCAAAGCGGGGCTGTATTGATGAAGGAGAAATGAAGGGAATATCAGGTTACAGATTCAGCTCAAACTGTTCCACCGTAACAGTTGCTTTGCCATCGGCAGCAAAGGTGATGCCGTCGGCAGACTGGGGGGTATAGATCCATGCGGTCATGGTCTGCTCGCCATCGTTGGCGAAAACTTCGATGCTGTTTTTATCCAGCAGGATGCGGAGTTTGAGCGCACCGTTCTGGCTGCGGACCTTGCAGCTGCGGCGGTGTACGATGTCGGCACGGGAACCGGCATGGCTGCGGTCCAGCGTCAGCTCGGAGGTGTAGGGGTCGTAGGTCAGGCTGGTGTGATGGTCTGCATCGGCGGCCAGCTTCAGGGTGAAGGAACGGTATTCGCCGGGCTGCACCGTGACGGTCAGATCCGCCACACGACCCTGGATGCCTTCCAGAGAAGTTTCGCCTTGCACCGTCACATTTTCGTGGAAGGTGCGCTTGCCGTGGACGGCATCCAGTTCACGCACTGGGGTCTGAAGAATGCGCCCATCCTTGATGTGCAGTTCGCGCGGGCAGATGGTCTGCCCGAACCACTTGCAGCCCTTGGGCTTATCCTCGGTGTCCGACCAGGTCTGCAGCCATGCGGTCATGATCCGGCGGCCATCCGGGGCAAGGGTGGTCTGGGTGGCGTAGAAGTCGATGCCGCCGTCCATCAGCTGCACATTTTCCTTGGTGAAAGTGTGGGTGACTTCGTCGTAGCTGCCGATGAAGGCAATCACGTTGTGACCGTTGTGGAACTCGCCCTTGGGCAGCATCTCCATGGGCCCCAGCATCAGGACCTGTTTGCCGTCCAGTGGGAAGAAGTCCGGGCACTCCCACATTTTGCCGTACTGATTGTTGCAGCGTTCCAGCACCGTGACAAAGTGCCAGTCGAAGCCGTCCTTGCTCTGGAACAGTGCCGCTGCGCCGCTGCCATCCTCGGCAAGGCAGACGGTGACGGCGGAGTAGGTGCCGTCGGCCTCGCGCCAGATCTTGGGGTCCCGGAAGTCGAACTTACTGAAGCCTTCCGGCAGGTCTTTCTGGGTCAGCACCGGGTTGCAGGCGGGCTTTTCGTAGTCGAGACCGTCACCGATGGCAATGCTCTGGGTCTGGATGTCCCGCATCTCCCCATTGGGCTGCTTCTCTGCGATCACGCTGGTGTACATCAGCAGCTGCTTGCCGTCATCCATCTCGGTGGCAGAACCGGAGAAGCAGCCGGGGCCGTTGTCTGCGGGGGAATCCGGGGCAAGTGCACAGGGCAGATACTCCCAGTGCAGCAGGTCGGTGCTGACCGCGTGCCCCCAGTGCATGGGCGCCCACCGCACATCGTAGGGATTATACTGATAGAACTGGTGATACTTCCCTTTATAATAAGAGAAACCGTTGGGATCGTTCAGCCAGCCCACATAGGGAGTCATGTGGTAAGCAGGGCGTTCCGCCGGGGAAATGGCAGCGCCGTGCTCGGCCTCGTAGGCACGGGCTTTTTGTAAAGTTAAATCGTTCATGGAATCCTCCAAAGGAAAGAATTCTTATGCGTAGTAAGCATCCAGATATTTCTGCATAATGCCCAGATAGTCGGACAGGCCGTAGTCTTCCAGCTTGCTCAGATATTCGTTCCACTCTGCATCCGTAGTGCCGTTCATGATCCAGTCAGCCTTCTGCGTATTCATGTAAGTCTGCAGATCTGCCTGCAGGTTCGAGACCTGCTCGGTGTCCTCATTGCTCATAAAGACATTGGGATAGACATAATCGTTGTTCATATCCGGGGTGTAGATATCCTTGATCCAGTCCAGACGATACTGTGCATCGTCCGGGCAGGTAACGTATACACCATAGTAATCATCCAGAACCGCCAGAGGCCCGCCGACACACTGCGCCTCACGGACTTCCACGGGAGAAGCATCGCCCAGAGGAGCGTGCTTCAGCATGGGCTCACCCTTATCGTTGGTGGACAGTTCAAAAATGTTAAAGCCTTCCTCGTCGCCGTAAGTACCCCAGTTGTTCTGCGGAGACTGGAGGGGCGCGTACATCTGATCCAGCCATGCACAAACCAGTGCAGGATTCGCCGCCTTTGCGGTGACAACGCACTTGCCGCGGCCAAAGCCGCTGGTGAAAGAACCGTTCTGCGGGGTGATATTGCGGGTATCGGCGGTCAGAGCAGGCAGCGGCTCCCAGTCGGTCAGGTTGTCAATGTTGGCAATATCCCAGCTGAAGCAAACACCATAGCGGCCAGCCTTGCCCTTGGAAACATAGGTGGACCACTCCTGCGTGAAGCACTCCGGGTCGATGAGCTTCTCGGCATACAGCTTGTGCAGCCAGTCCAGACCATCGCGGTAGCCCTGCTGGGTGGCGGCACAGATGACTTTCCGGTCGTTGGTAACGGCAATATGGCGGTCCTTGTCAGCATCGCCGTAGCCTTCGCCAAAGCCATTGATGAGGATGCTGGGGTCCTGATCGCCGTTGTTGACGATGCAGGACATGGGGATGATGTCGCCGTCAATGCCATACTCTGCCTTGATAGAAGCGGCGTTATCACGGAATGCCATCAGCACCTGCTCAAACTCGTCCACTGTGGTGGGCATCGACAGACCGAGGAAGTTCAGCCACTTGGTATTGATGAAGCTCATGTTGCCAATGGTCTGGATGGCGGTCTTTTCGGAGCCGAGCTGCTCGATCCAGGGCAGTGCCCAGATGTGGCCCTCGCTGTCGGTGCACATGGTGCGGTACTCCGGGTACTGCTCAAAGACCTTCTGGAGATTCGGCATATTGTTGTCAATGTAGTCTTCCAGATTGAGGATGACGCCCTGATCTGCGTAGCGCAGCAGATTGCTGTCGGTAAAATCAGCAGTAAAAACGAAATCCGTCAGGGTGTTGGGGTTGGACATATTCAGGGTGATCTTATCGCTCCACTGGTCGGACTGGATGGCGGTCCAGTCGATGTGCACATTGGTCTGCTCTTCCAGACGCTTGAAGATGGTGCGGTTGTTCGGCTCGGATTCGCTGCCCACAGGGAAGCTGGTCATACCGGTAAAGGTGACCTTTTCGGACAGCGGAAATTCAACGGCACCGGTTACGTCCACAGCTGCGGCAGCAGAATTGCTGCTGCCAGTGGATTTGCCGCCGCCACAGGCAGACAGAGCAGCGGCAGAGCCAGCCAGAGCGCAGACCTTGAGGAAGTTGCGGCGAGAGATCAGCTTTTTCATGGTATTTTCTCCTTTTTCATGTTTCTTTTTTCGTGTAACAGATGAGCGTACCAGCTCATAAAATTCTGGAATATCCTCAGCCTTTAATGGAACCAGCCATGATGCCGGCATCAAAATACTTCTGGAAGAAGGGATACATCACCAGCAGCGGCAGACTGGAAATAATAATGGTTGCATATTTGAGCAGCTCTGCCATCTTCGCACGTTCGGCAGTGCTCTGGATATCTGCGATCATGCCGGATTCCGGCTGGCTCTGGATCAGGATGGAACGCAGCACCAGCTGCAGCGGCTGCTTCGATGCGCTGTTCAGGTAGATCATGGCGTCAAAGTAGCTGTTCCACATTGCCACGAACTGCCACAGAGCCAGAACTGCCACCACCGGCATACAGACGGGCAGCAGGATCTTGAAGAAGTAAAGCATCTCGCTGGCTCCATCCACATCTGCAGCTTCACGCAGCTCACGCGGGATGCCCTGATAATAGGTACGGGCAATGATCATGTTCCACACGCTGAATGCTCCCGGCAGAATGACCGCCCACATGGAATCCAGCAGACCCAGATTGTTGATGAGCAGGTAGGTGGGGATCAGACCGCCGCTGAAAAACATCGTGATCACAAACAAGGTGTTGAAGATCGTTTTGCCTTTGAAGTCCGGCAGCGACATGGGATAAGCGGCAAGCATCGTCACCGCTACCGAGATGATGGTGAAGATGATCGAGTAAAGGATTGCGTTCCTGAAGCCGACCCAGATCTGCTTGTCCGAAACGACACGCTGATAAGCATCCAGACTCCACTTGCTGAAATCAAAGGAAATGCCCTTGTTTTGCAGAGTGACCGGGTCCATAAAGGACGCGATGACGATGTAGATCATCGGAACGATGATCGCCAGCAGGAACAAGCCCAGAAGTGCGTAGCCGCAGTACAGGATGATCTTATCTTGTCTGGTGTAGAGGGCCATTTTTGATTTTTTCTGTTTTGCCATGGTAAACCCCTCCTTACAAGCCCTTGCCATCGTTCATTTTGGCAACGACCTTGTTCACTGCGATCAGCAGGATGACGTTGACAACGGTGTTGAACAGACCGACTGCCGTGGAAAAGCTGTAATCGCCGTCCAACAGGCCCTTTTTATAAACGTACGTTGCAATGATTTCGGCAGTGTTCAGGTTCAGGTCCGTTTGCAGGGCATAGGCTTTTTCAAAACCGATGCTCATGATGTTGCCTGCCTGCAGGATGAACTGAATAACAACCATATCCTTAATGGCGGGCCACTCCACCGTCATGATCTGCTGGATCAGGTTTGCGCCGTCGATCATCGCAGCTTCCTTCAGATCTTTGCTGGCATTAGAAAGGGATGCGGTGTACATGATGGAGGCCCAGCCGGCACCCTGCCAGATGCCGCTGATGATGTAGATGGGGCGGAACGCTTCCGGCAGCGTCATGAAGTTGATGCTGGTGTGAAGCAGGCCGTTCACCGGGCCGGTGACACTCAGCAGCACTCGGACGATGCCGCACAGCACGATGACCGAGATGAAGTTGGGCATATACAGCACCAGCTGCACCTTCTGCTTGATCTTCTTGCTCTCGATACGGTTGAGCAGGAATGCCAGCAGGATGGGGATCGGGAAGCCCCACAGCAGACCGTAGACGCTCAGCTTCAGGGTGTTGATCAGATAACGCTGGAAGTCCGGCGAGGACATGAAGCGGGTAAAGTTTTTGAAGCCTACCCACTCGCTGCCCCAGATGCCCCTGAAGGGATTGTACTTCTGGAATGCGATCAGCACACCGCCCATGGGAGCGTACTTAAACACCAGCGTCAGCGCCACGGCAGGCAGCAGGAACAACAGGTAAAGCTGCCAATGCCGTTTGATGTAGACCCATGTGTTGTGCAGCTTGCGTTCTGCTGTCAGCATAGCCGTTTCCGGCGAGGCCGTCTTTGCTTTCATGAATCATTCTCCTCCTTTTGATTTGTGTTTTACATTTGCACCTTTGAATTTTACGTTTTTCGCTTCAATTGTGCAAATGTAAACTTCCTTAATTCATTTATACCACTCAAGCAAGCGAATGTCAACGATAATTTATGGTATACATCAACAATTACTGTGGATTCGTACAGATGCACAAATCCGAACGTGCGCAAATATGCAAAATGATGATTTGCATTTTTGCATTTGACTAATTTGTGCATTTGCACTATACTGGAGTCATAAAGAATAAGATCCGTCACCAGACTTTATCTATAAAAGAAAGAACATCCGCCTCTGTATTATAAAGAAAGAGGATGACTTATGGCAACCAAGGTCACCATTCAGGATATTGCAAACGAACTGCAGCTTTCCCGCAACACCGTTTCAAAGGCCATCAACAACACCGGTGTGCTGGCAGATGCCACACGGGAGAAGATCCTGCGCAAAGCCGCTGAAATGGGCTATAAGCAGTTTGCCTATCTGCCGCTGTTTCAGGAAGACGCTGCAAAAGCAGCGCCTTCCATTCTGCCGAGTGACAAACGGGAGATCGCCATGCTGACGACCCAGTTTCTGAGCAGCTCTCACTTTTCCTCCATGATGCTGGATCGTTTCCAGTCGGAAATCGACCATCTGCACAGCGGCATGACCATTCATCGCATTTCTCCCACAGAACTGAAAGAGAAAAAACTTCCATCTTCTCTCAACATCCAGCGCACAGCCGGCATCATCTGCTTTGAAGTATTCGACTATGACTACGCACAGATGCTGTGCGATCTGGATGTTCCGCTGCTGTTTGTAGACACCCCTGTGATGGAGATGCGTCCTCCTCTGAAAGCTGACCGCCTTTATATGGAAAACCGCACTGAGATCCAGAATGCAGTGGCCCACATGGTCCAGCGCGGCAAAAAACGCATCAGCTTTGCGGGGGATAAAAACCACTGTCAGTCCTTCTTTGAGCGCTATATGGCTTATAAGGATGCAATGGAGCACCTTGGTCTGACAGAAGGCCTGAGCACCTGTGCGATGCCATCTGGACAGCAGAACTATCCGGCATCCCTGTACGAAACCATCCGTCGGTTCAAAACGATGCCGGAGGCCTTTGTCTGCGCCAATGACTTTGTTGCCATGGATCTGGTCAAGGCATTGAATGAGCTGGGGTATTCGGTTCCCGATGATATCTGGGTCTGCGGCTTCGATGACAGTCAGGAGGCTTCCTACTTTGCCCCCCGTCTGACTTCGATCCATATCCATGAACAGATCATGGGCTACACCGCTGCCAATCTGCTTATGACCCGCATCGAAGAGCCATCGCTGAACTATCGCACCGTCTATACGGAAACCAACCTGATCCTGCGCGAATCCACAGGAGATTGAGCGAAAGGAGAACCCCCATGCGTGATCTGTGCAATACGGACAAGCCGCTGTTTGCTGTGCTGACGAAATTGACTTACAGTGCGTACCTGAACATCTTATGGCTCGTGTGCAGCCTGCCCATCGTTACCATAGGGGCTTCTACGACCGCCTTGTTCTACGTCACACTCAAAATGGCGGAAGATCGGGACGATGGTCTGACCCGGATGTTTTTTAAGGCGTTCCGGGAAAATTTTAAGCCCGCCACAAAACTCTGGCTTATCCTGCTGGCAGTCGGCAGTTTCCTGGCTGCGGATGGCTTTGTGCTGCGCCGAATGTGGAGCGAAAACATTTTCTGGACGCTGCTCACTGCAACACTTATTGGTGCGGCAGTTCTGTACGGCATCGTTCTGCTGTATGCCTTTCCTCTGCTGGCACGGTTTGAAAACACCACCTTCGGCATCCTGAAAACAGCGTTTCTCGTGGGTGTCCGGTATCTGTTTTGCACCCTGCTGATGGCGGCGATCTATGGCATCATGGGGTACGTCATGGTGTTTGTGTTCACGCCTGCATTCCTGCTGGGCATGGGCTTCTGCGCCATGCTCTGCTCCTTTCTGATGCTTCGGATCCTCTATCTGATCGGTGGAGACCCTGATGCAGTACACGAGGAATACGACCATGACAAAAACTGACCGGGATACGCTCCGCTCCCTCCATGGGCGCAAAAAGTGGGAGCACATCTGGGCATATTACAAGCTGCCCATTGCGATCGTGCTCATCGTCATCTATATCCTTGGCTATGCAGCCTACCGCCATGTGACGAAAAAAGAGGATGTGCTTTACCTTGGTCTGGTAAATATCACTGCCGGGTCTGATCTGACGGAACAGCTTACCACCGGCTTTGCCGAGGCGCAGGGTCTGACCAAAAAGCAACAGGTCGATCTGCTGTCCGGCTTG
Proteins encoded in this window:
- a CDS encoding DUF6061 family protein, with translation MKYDARACHFNMDTGCVELLFRDGRKISINCTGVEDALDVTMAQQTELDYLIYNDPLGYADLILNGDPEEYLKNASGSHGLEI
- a CDS encoding DUF6061 family protein, producing the protein MNKLLSCHYNMDTNRVEARFTDGSAVAIDCTAIEDEYGNTTAQRAELDWLLYNKPLEYAQMVLSGEMERYLSLGCEHGRLED
- a CDS encoding glycoside hydrolase family 32 protein, translating into MNDLTLQKARAYEAEHGAAISPAERPAYHMTPYVGWLNDPNGFSYYKGKYHQFYQYNPYDVRWAPMHWGHAVSTDLLHWEYLPCALAPDSPADNGPGCFSGSATEMDDGKQLLMYTSVIAEKQPNGEMRDIQTQSIAIGDGLDYEKPACNPVLTQKDLPEGFSKFDFRDPKIWREADGTYSAVTVCLAEDGSGAAALFQSKDGFDWHFVTVLERCNNQYGKMWECPDFFPLDGKQVLMLGPMEMLPKGEFHNGHNVIAFIGSYDEVTHTFTKENVQLMDGGIDFYATQTTLAPDGRRIMTAWLQTWSDTEDKPKGCKWFGQTICPRELHIKDGRILQTPVRELDAVHGKRTFHENVTVQGETSLEGIQGRVADLTVTVQPGEYRSFTLKLAADADHHTSLTYDPYTSELTLDRSHAGSRADIVHRRSCKVRSQNGALKLRILLDKNSIEVFANDGEQTMTAWIYTPQSADGITFAADGKATVTVEQFELNL
- a CDS encoding extracellular solute-binding protein, whose amino-acid sequence is MKKLISRRNFLKVCALAGSAAALSACGGGKSTGSSNSAAAAVDVTGAVEFPLSEKVTFTGMTSFPVGSESEPNNRTIFKRLEEQTNVHIDWTAIQSDQWSDKITLNMSNPNTLTDFVFTADFTDSNLLRYADQGVILNLEDYIDNNMPNLQKVFEQYPEYRTMCTDSEGHIWALPWIEQLGSEKTAIQTIGNMSFINTKWLNFLGLSMPTTVDEFEQVLMAFRDNAASIKAEYGIDGDIIPMSCIVNNGDQDPSILINGFGEGYGDADKDRHIAVTNDRKVICAATQQGYRDGLDWLHKLYAEKLIDPECFTQEWSTYVSKGKAGRYGVCFSWDIANIDNLTDWEPLPALTADTRNITPQNGSFTSGFGRGKCVVTAKAANPALVCAWLDQMYAPLQSPQNNWGTYGDEEGFNIFELSTNDKGEPMLKHAPLGDASPVEVREAQCVGGPLAVLDDYYGVYVTCPDDAQYRLDWIKDIYTPDMNNDYVYPNVFMSNEDTEQVSNLQADLQTYMNTQKADWIMNGTTDAEWNEYLSKLEDYGLSDYLGIMQKYLDAYYA
- a CDS encoding carbohydrate ABC transporter permease, yielding MARACKEGFTMAKQKKSKMALYTRQDKIILYCGYALLGLFLLAIIVPMIYIVIASFMDPVTLQNKGISFDFSKWSLDAYQRVVSDKQIWVGFRNAILYSIIFTIISVAVTMLAAYPMSLPDFKGKTIFNTLFVITMFFSGGLIPTYLLINNLGLLDSMWAVILPGAFSVWNMIIARTYYQGIPRELREAADVDGASEMLYFFKILLPVCMPVVAVLALWQFVAMWNSYFDAMIYLNSASKQPLQLVLRSILIQSQPESGMIADIQSTAERAKMAELLKYATIIISSLPLLVMYPFFQKYFDAGIMAGSIKG
- a CDS encoding ABC transporter permease, which gives rise to MKAKTASPETAMLTAERKLHNTWVYIKRHWQLYLLFLLPAVALTLVFKYAPMGGVLIAFQKYNPFRGIWGSEWVGFKNFTRFMSSPDFQRYLINTLKLSVYGLLWGFPIPILLAFLLNRIESKKIKQKVQLVLYMPNFISVIVLCGIVRVLLSVTGPVNGLLHTSINFMTLPEAFRPIYIISGIWQGAGWASIMYTASLSNASKDLKEAAMIDGANLIQQIMTVEWPAIKDMVVIQFILQAGNIMSIGFEKAYALQTDLNLNTAEIIATYVYKKGLLDGDYSFSTAVGLFNTVVNVILLIAVNKVVAKMNDGKGL
- a CDS encoding LacI family DNA-binding transcriptional regulator yields the protein MATKVTIQDIANELQLSRNTVSKAINNTGVLADATREKILRKAAEMGYKQFAYLPLFQEDAAKAAPSILPSDKREIAMLTTQFLSSSHFSSMMLDRFQSEIDHLHSGMTIHRISPTELKEKKLPSSLNIQRTAGIICFEVFDYDYAQMLCDLDVPLLFVDTPVMEMRPPLKADRLYMENRTEIQNAVAHMVQRGKKRISFAGDKNHCQSFFERYMAYKDAMEHLGLTEGLSTCAMPSGQQNYPASLYETIRRFKTMPEAFVCANDFVAMDLVKALNELGYSVPDDIWVCGFDDSQEASYFAPRLTSIHIHEQIMGYTAANLLMTRIEEPSLNYRTVYTETNLILRESTGD
- a CDS encoding YesL family protein, which codes for MRDLCNTDKPLFAVLTKLTYSAYLNILWLVCSLPIVTIGASTTALFYVTLKMAEDRDDGLTRMFFKAFRENFKPATKLWLILLAVGSFLAADGFVLRRMWSENIFWTLLTATLIGAAVLYGIVLLYAFPLLARFENTTFGILKTAFLVGVRYLFCTLLMAAIYGIMGYVMVFVFTPAFLLGMGFCAMLCSFLMLRILYLIGGDPDAVHEEYDHDKN